One Parashewanella spongiae genomic window, CTGAAGTGCCTAAACCATCCCAGTTCAGTAGCTCTTTTTGAGCTTTCTTCATGACCTGAGCAGGTAGCATGGCAGGTCCTGCACAAAAGTTATAAACGTCTGTCACTGTAGAACTCCCAAAATAAGGTAAAAAAAGAGCGCCATTAGGCGCTCAATATTAATAGCAAAATTTATTCGTCACCAGTAGCTTCAGTTGATGCTTCATCAGAAACAGCTTGATCATCTGAAAAAGCACTCTGCTCATCTGTAATTTCAGAGCCTTGATTTTCTTCAAATTCGTCATCAGCACACTGAATCTCATCAATTCTTTGTAAACCGACAACACTCTCGCCTTCAGCAGTTCGAATAATAGTGACACCCTGAGTGTTACGTCCGATTGTAGAAACACCTGTTGCAGGTGTGCGTACAAGCGTACCTTTATCACTGATCAGCATGATTTCATCATTTTCACCAACTTGAACAGCACCAACAACTTCACCATTCCGTTCGCTGACTTTAATAGAAACCACACCTTTCGTTGCACGACTCTTAGCTGGGTACTCACTTAACTCTGTTCGCTTACCATAACCATTTGCTGTAACCGTTAAAATTGCACCATCTTCTTTTGGAACAATAAGAGAAACAACTTTTTGGCCATCTTCTAGTCTAATACCACGAACGCCAGTTGCCGTTCTTCCCATCGGGCGAAGAGAAAGAACTTCTTCACCGGTTTCTGGATCAATTTTAACTGCGCCGGTTGCAGCGTCACGAGCTTTCTCACCGAAGCGTACAACTTTACCTTCATTAGAGAACAACATGATCTCGTCATCACCATTTGTGATATCGACACCAATCAATTGATCTTCATCTTTTAAGTTAACCGCAATAATGCCGTTTGCTCTAGGATTACTGTATGCTTTTAACGGTGTTTTCTTAACCGTACCGTGCGATGTTGCCATGATAATGAATTTATCATCCGAATATTCACGTACAGGCAGAATCGCGGTAATACGTTCACCCTCTGAAAGTGGCAACAAGTTAACGATTGGGCGACCACGAGCTGTGCGGCTTGCTAGTGGTAATTGATATACTTTTAACCAATACATCTTACCAAAATCAGAGAAACACAAAATCGTATCATGAGTATTTGCAACCAGCAATTTTTCTACAAAGTCTTCATCTTTGACTTTCGTAGCGGCTTTGCCTTTACCGCCTCGACGCTGTGCTTGATAATCACTCAATACTTGATACTTGGCATAACCAAGGTGAGACAAAGTCACAACCACATCTTCTTCAGTGATCAAGTCTTCTAGACTCATATCAATTTCATTAGCATTAATTTCAGTTCGGCGCTCATCACCGAAATCAGTCATCACTAATTCAAGTTCTTCTTTAATCACTTCCATTAAGCGCGCAGGACTATTAAGAATGTGAAGCAATGCGGCAATAACTTCTAATAACTCTTCGTATTCACTCAAGATCTTTTCGTGTTCAAGACCCGTCAAGCGATGTAAACGAAGTTCCAGAATGGCTTGTGCTTGTTGTTCTGTTAAATAGTACTTATCGCCACGAATACCATATTCTGGATCTAACCACTCTGGGCGAGCCGCATCATCACCTGCTTTTTCAAGCATTCCTTTTACATTACCTAATGACCAACCTTCAGCAATTAGTTTTACTTTTGCTTCGGCAGGTGTCGGTGACGCTTTAATTAAAGCAATAATTGGATCGATGTTGGCAAGTGCGATAGCGAGTGATTCAAGGATATGAGCACGTTCGCGTGCTTTA contains:
- the gyrA gene encoding DNA gyrase subunit A, whose product is MTDLASSISPINIEDELKNSYLDYAMSVIVGRALPDVRDGLKPVHRRVLFAMNELKNDFNKPYKKSARIVGDVIGKYHPHGDSAVYDTIVRMAQPFSMRYTLVDGQGNFGSVDGDAAAAMRYTEIRMEKLAHQLLADLDKETVDFVPNYDGTEFIPAVLPTKIPTLLVNGSSGIAVGMATNIPPHNLSEVVQGCLALINNPEITIDELMEYIPAPDFPTAAFINGRKGIIDAYKTGRGRAVMRARATIETDKNNKESIIVTEIPYQVNKARLIEKIADLVKEKKIEGISALRDESDKEGMRIVIEIKRGEVGEVVLNNLYAQTQMQSSFGINMVALTNGQPKLFNLKEMLECFVLHRREVVTRRTVYELRKARERAHILESLAIALANIDPIIALIKASPTPAEAKVKLIAEGWSLGNVKGMLEKAGDDAARPEWLDPEYGIRGDKYYLTEQQAQAILELRLHRLTGLEHEKILSEYEELLEVIAALLHILNSPARLMEVIKEELELVMTDFGDERRTEINANEIDMSLEDLITEEDVVVTLSHLGYAKYQVLSDYQAQRRGGKGKAATKVKDEDFVEKLLVANTHDTILCFSDFGKMYWLKVYQLPLASRTARGRPIVNLLPLSEGERITAILPVREYSDDKFIIMATSHGTVKKTPLKAYSNPRANGIIAVNLKDEDQLIGVDITNGDDEIMLFSNEGKVVRFGEKARDAATGAVKIDPETGEEVLSLRPMGRTATGVRGIRLEDGQKVVSLIVPKEDGAILTVTANGYGKRTELSEYPAKSRATKGVVSIKVSERNGEVVGAVQVGENDEIMLISDKGTLVRTPATGVSTIGRNTQGVTIIRTAEGESVVGLQRIDEIQCADDEFEENQGSEITDEQSAFSDDQAVSDEASTEATGDE